A portion of the Gorilla gorilla gorilla isolate KB3781 chromosome X, NHGRI_mGorGor1-v2.1_pri, whole genome shotgun sequence genome contains these proteins:
- the LOC129530113 gene encoding large ribosomal subunit protein eL21-like: protein MTNTKGKRRGTQYMFSRPFRKHGVVPLATYMRIYKKGDIVDIKGMGTVQKGMPHKCYHGKTGRVYNVTQHAVGIVVNKQVKGKILAKRINVRIEHIKHSKSRDSFLKRMKENDQRKKEAKEKDTWVQLKCQPAPPREAHFVRTNGKEPELLEPILYEFMA from the coding sequence ATGACgaacacaaagggaaagaggagaggcaccCAATATATGTTCTCTAGGCCTTTTAGAAAACATGGAGTTGTTCCTTTGGCCACGTATATGCGAATCTATAAGAAAGGTGATATTGTAGACATCAAGGGGATGGGTACTGTTCAAAAAGGAATGCCCCACAAGTGTTACCATGGCAAAACTGGAAGAGTCTACAATGTTACCCAGCATGCTGTTGGCATTGTTGTAAACAAACAAGTTAAGGGCAAGATTCTTGCCAAGAGAATTAATGTGCGTATTGAGCACATTAAGCACTCTAAGAGCCGAGATAGCTTCCTGAAACGcatgaaggaaaatgatcagagaaagaaagaagccaaagagaaagatACCTGGGTTCAACTAAAGTGCCAGCCTGCTCCACCCAGAGAAGCACACTTTGTGAGAACCAATGGGAaggagcctgagctgctggaaccTATTCTCTATGAATTTATGGCATAA